A single window of Prionailurus viverrinus isolate Anna chromosome F1, UM_Priviv_1.0, whole genome shotgun sequence DNA harbors:
- the NUAK2 gene encoding NUAK family SNF1-like kinase 2 isoform X3, with translation MEPLAFPRRPGPAPSAATAPATELARPLPDRLIKSPKPQMKKQAVKRHHHKHNLRHRYEFLETLGKGTYGKVKKARESSGRLVAIKSIRKDRIKDEQDLMHIRREIEIMSSLNHPHIIAIHEVFENSSKIVIVMEYASRGDLYDYISERQRLSEQDARHFFRQIVSAVHYCHQNGVVHRDLKLENILLDANGNIKIADFGLSNLYRQGEFLQTFCGSPLYASPEIVNGKPYTGPEVDSWSLGVLLYILVHGTMPFDGQDHKTLVKQISNGSYREPLKPSDACGLIRWLLMVNPTRRATLEDVASHWWVNWGYATRVGEQEALHEGGHPGSDSGRASMADWLRRSSRPLLENGAKVCSFFKQHAPGGGSIAPGLERQHSLKKSRKENDMAQSRQGDLADDPSLRPGRGNLKLPKGILKKKAPTLSEGARADPEPSLAPASPGQAAPLLPKKGILKKSRQRESGYYSSPEPSESGELLDAGDVFVSGDSEEQKPPQASGLPLHRKGILKHNGFLLFPVLQTRPKPPGVAARDLKDSKRLRLLLSDFISRGPDSSGPHLGPRRL, from the exons ATGGAGCCGTTGGCTTTCCCCCGGCGGCCCGGTCCGGCTCCTTCGGCCGCCACCGCCCCGGCCACCGAGCTTGCCCGGCCCCTGCCCGACAGGCTCATCAAGTCGCCCAAGCCCCAGATGAAGAAGCAGGCAGTGAAGCGGCACCACCACAAGCACAACCTGCGCCACCGCTACGAGTTCCTCGAGACCCTGGGCAAGGGAACCTACGGGAAGGTGAAGAAGGCGCGGGAGAGCTCGGGGCGCTTG GTGGCCATCAAGTCAATCCGGAAAGACAGAATCAAAGATGAGCAAGACTTGATGCACATTCGGCGAGAGATTGAGATCATGTCATCACTCAACCACCCCCACATCATTGCCATCCACGAAG TGTTTGAGAACAGCAGCAAGATTGTGATCGTCATGGAGTATGCCAGCCGGGGCGACCTGTACGACTACATCAGTGAGCGGCAGCGGCTCAGCGAGCAGGACGCCCGCCATTTCTTCCGGCAGATCGTCTCGGCCGTGCACTATTGCCACCAG AATGGGGTTGTCCACCGTGATCTCAAGCTGGAGAATATCCTCTTAGACGCCAATGGAAATATTAAG ATTGCAGACTTTGGGCTCTCCAACCTCTACCGCCAGGGCGAGTTCCTGCAGACGTTCTGTGGGAGCCCCCTGTACGCCTCACCTGAGATCGTCAACGGGAAACCCTACACGGGCCCAGAG GTGGACAGCTGGTCCTTGGGTGTCCTTCTGTACATCCTGGTCCATGGCACCATGCCCTTTGATGGGCAGGACCATAAGACGCTGGTGAAACAGATCAGCAATGGGTCGTACAGGGAACCGCTTAAACCCTCTG ATGCCTGTGGCCTGATCCGGTGGTTGTTGATGGTGAACCCCACCCGCCGAGCCACCCTGGAGGATGTGGCCAGTCACTGGTGGGTCAACTGGGGCTATGCCACCCGCGTGGGGGAGCAGGAGGCTCTGCACGAGGGCGGGCACCCTGGCAGCGACTCTGGCCGGGCCTCCATGGCTGACTGGCTGCGGCGGTCCTCTCGCCCGCTCCTGGAGAATGGGGCCAAGGTCTGCAGCTTCTTCAAGCAGCACGCGCCTGGAGGCGGGAGCATCGCCCCAGGCCTGGAGCGCCAGCATTCGCTCAAGAAGTCCCGCAAAGAGAACGACATGGCCCAGTCTCGCCAGGGGGACCTGGCTGATGATCCCTCTCTCCGCCCCGGCAGGGGCAACCTCAAGCTGCCGAAGGGCATTCTCAAGAAGAAGGCACCAACCTTGTCAGAAGGGGCAAGGGCAGACCCCgagcccagcctggcccctgcgagcccagggcaggctgccccCCTGCTCCCCAAGAAGGGCATCCTCAAGAAGTCTCGGCAGCGGGAATCTGGCTACTACTCCTCTCCGGAACCCAGTGAATCTGGGGAGCTCCTGGACGCCGGCGATGTGTTTGTGAGTGGGGACTCTGAGGAGCAGAAGCCCCCCCAGGCCTCAGGGCTGCCCCTGCATCGCAAAGGCATCCTCAAACACAATG gttttctcctctttcccgTCCTCCAAACCCGGCCCAAGCCTCCTGGAGTCGCTGCTAGGGATCTAAAAGACTCAAAAAGGCTCAGGCTGCTGCTATCGGACTTCATCTCAAGGGGCCCAGATTCCTCTGGACCCCACCTTGGACCTCGAAGACTCTGA
- the NUAK2 gene encoding NUAK family SNF1-like kinase 2 isoform X1, whose protein sequence is MEPLAFPRRPGPAPSAATAPATELARPLPDRLIKSPKPQMKKQAVKRHHHKHNLRHRYEFLETLGKGTYGKVKKARESSGRLVAIKSIRKDRIKDEQDLMHIRREIEIMSSLNHPHIIAIHEVFENSSKIVIVMEYASRGDLYDYISERQRLSEQDARHFFRQIVSAVHYCHQNGVVHRDLKLENILLDANGNIKIADFGLSNLYRQGEFLQTFCGSPLYASPEIVNGKPYTGPEVDSWSLGVLLYILVHGTMPFDGQDHKTLVKQISNGSYREPLKPSDACGLIRWLLMVNPTRRATLEDVASHWWVNWGYATRVGEQEALHEGGHPGSDSGRASMADWLRRSSRPLLENGAKVCSFFKQHAPGGGSIAPGLERQHSLKKSRKENDMAQSRQGDLADDPSLRPGRGNLKLPKGILKKKAPTLSEGARADPEPSLAPASPGQAAPLLPKKGILKKSRQRESGYYSSPEPSESGELLDAGDVFVSGDSEEQKPPQASGLPLHRKGILKHNGKFSRTALELPTPSTFGSLDELASPHPLARASRPSGAMSEDSILSSESFDQLDLPERLPEPLLRGCVSVDNLMGLEEPPAEGPGSRGLRRWWQDPLGDSCFSLTDCQEVFSSFPSSKPGPSLLESLLGI, encoded by the exons ATGGAGCCGTTGGCTTTCCCCCGGCGGCCCGGTCCGGCTCCTTCGGCCGCCACCGCCCCGGCCACCGAGCTTGCCCGGCCCCTGCCCGACAGGCTCATCAAGTCGCCCAAGCCCCAGATGAAGAAGCAGGCAGTGAAGCGGCACCACCACAAGCACAACCTGCGCCACCGCTACGAGTTCCTCGAGACCCTGGGCAAGGGAACCTACGGGAAGGTGAAGAAGGCGCGGGAGAGCTCGGGGCGCTTG GTGGCCATCAAGTCAATCCGGAAAGACAGAATCAAAGATGAGCAAGACTTGATGCACATTCGGCGAGAGATTGAGATCATGTCATCACTCAACCACCCCCACATCATTGCCATCCACGAAG TGTTTGAGAACAGCAGCAAGATTGTGATCGTCATGGAGTATGCCAGCCGGGGCGACCTGTACGACTACATCAGTGAGCGGCAGCGGCTCAGCGAGCAGGACGCCCGCCATTTCTTCCGGCAGATCGTCTCGGCCGTGCACTATTGCCACCAG AATGGGGTTGTCCACCGTGATCTCAAGCTGGAGAATATCCTCTTAGACGCCAATGGAAATATTAAG ATTGCAGACTTTGGGCTCTCCAACCTCTACCGCCAGGGCGAGTTCCTGCAGACGTTCTGTGGGAGCCCCCTGTACGCCTCACCTGAGATCGTCAACGGGAAACCCTACACGGGCCCAGAG GTGGACAGCTGGTCCTTGGGTGTCCTTCTGTACATCCTGGTCCATGGCACCATGCCCTTTGATGGGCAGGACCATAAGACGCTGGTGAAACAGATCAGCAATGGGTCGTACAGGGAACCGCTTAAACCCTCTG ATGCCTGTGGCCTGATCCGGTGGTTGTTGATGGTGAACCCCACCCGCCGAGCCACCCTGGAGGATGTGGCCAGTCACTGGTGGGTCAACTGGGGCTATGCCACCCGCGTGGGGGAGCAGGAGGCTCTGCACGAGGGCGGGCACCCTGGCAGCGACTCTGGCCGGGCCTCCATGGCTGACTGGCTGCGGCGGTCCTCTCGCCCGCTCCTGGAGAATGGGGCCAAGGTCTGCAGCTTCTTCAAGCAGCACGCGCCTGGAGGCGGGAGCATCGCCCCAGGCCTGGAGCGCCAGCATTCGCTCAAGAAGTCCCGCAAAGAGAACGACATGGCCCAGTCTCGCCAGGGGGACCTGGCTGATGATCCCTCTCTCCGCCCCGGCAGGGGCAACCTCAAGCTGCCGAAGGGCATTCTCAAGAAGAAGGCACCAACCTTGTCAGAAGGGGCAAGGGCAGACCCCgagcccagcctggcccctgcgagcccagggcaggctgccccCCTGCTCCCCAAGAAGGGCATCCTCAAGAAGTCTCGGCAGCGGGAATCTGGCTACTACTCCTCTCCGGAACCCAGTGAATCTGGGGAGCTCCTGGACGCCGGCGATGTGTTTGTGAGTGGGGACTCTGAGGAGCAGAAGCCCCCCCAGGCCTCAGGGCTGCCCCTGCATCGCAAAGGCATCCTCAAACACAATGGCAAGTTCTCCCGCACAGCCCTGGAGCTCCCAACCCCCTCCACCTTCGGCTCCTTGGATGAACTGGCCTCCCCTCACCCTCTGGCCCGGGCCAGCCGCCCCTCCGGGGCTATGAGTGAGGACAGCATCCTGTCCTCTGAGTCATTTGACCAGCTGGACTTGCCTGAACGGCTCCCCGAGCCCCTGCTGCGGGGCTGTGTGTCTGTGGACAACCTCATGGGGCTTGAGGAGCCCCCCGCAGAGGGCCCTGGAAGCAGAGGCCTGAGGCGCTGGTGGCAGGACCCCCTGGGGGATAGCTGCTTTTCCCTGACCGACTGCCAGGAG gttttctcctctttcccgTCCTCCAAACCCGGCCCAAGCCTCCTGGAGTCGCTGCTAGGGATCTAA
- the NUAK2 gene encoding NUAK family SNF1-like kinase 2 isoform X4, which translates to MHIRREIEIMSSLNHPHIIAIHEVFENSSKIVIVMEYASRGDLYDYISERQRLSEQDARHFFRQIVSAVHYCHQNGVVHRDLKLENILLDANGNIKIADFGLSNLYRQGEFLQTFCGSPLYASPEIVNGKPYTGPEVDSWSLGVLLYILVHGTMPFDGQDHKTLVKQISNGSYREPLKPSDACGLIRWLLMVNPTRRATLEDVASHWWVNWGYATRVGEQEALHEGGHPGSDSGRASMADWLRRSSRPLLENGAKVCSFFKQHAPGGGSIAPGLERQHSLKKSRKENDMAQSRQGDLADDPSLRPGRGNLKLPKGILKKKAPTLSEGARADPEPSLAPASPGQAAPLLPKKGILKKSRQRESGYYSSPEPSESGELLDAGDVFVSGDSEEQKPPQASGLPLHRKGILKHNGKFSRTALELPTPSTFGSLDELASPHPLARASRPSGAMSEDSILSSESFDQLDLPERLPEPLLRGCVSVDNLMGLEEPPAEGPGSRGLRRWWQDPLGDSCFSLTDCQEVFSSFPSSKPGPSLLESLLGI; encoded by the exons ATGCACATTCGGCGAGAGATTGAGATCATGTCATCACTCAACCACCCCCACATCATTGCCATCCACGAAG TGTTTGAGAACAGCAGCAAGATTGTGATCGTCATGGAGTATGCCAGCCGGGGCGACCTGTACGACTACATCAGTGAGCGGCAGCGGCTCAGCGAGCAGGACGCCCGCCATTTCTTCCGGCAGATCGTCTCGGCCGTGCACTATTGCCACCAG AATGGGGTTGTCCACCGTGATCTCAAGCTGGAGAATATCCTCTTAGACGCCAATGGAAATATTAAG ATTGCAGACTTTGGGCTCTCCAACCTCTACCGCCAGGGCGAGTTCCTGCAGACGTTCTGTGGGAGCCCCCTGTACGCCTCACCTGAGATCGTCAACGGGAAACCCTACACGGGCCCAGAG GTGGACAGCTGGTCCTTGGGTGTCCTTCTGTACATCCTGGTCCATGGCACCATGCCCTTTGATGGGCAGGACCATAAGACGCTGGTGAAACAGATCAGCAATGGGTCGTACAGGGAACCGCTTAAACCCTCTG ATGCCTGTGGCCTGATCCGGTGGTTGTTGATGGTGAACCCCACCCGCCGAGCCACCCTGGAGGATGTGGCCAGTCACTGGTGGGTCAACTGGGGCTATGCCACCCGCGTGGGGGAGCAGGAGGCTCTGCACGAGGGCGGGCACCCTGGCAGCGACTCTGGCCGGGCCTCCATGGCTGACTGGCTGCGGCGGTCCTCTCGCCCGCTCCTGGAGAATGGGGCCAAGGTCTGCAGCTTCTTCAAGCAGCACGCGCCTGGAGGCGGGAGCATCGCCCCAGGCCTGGAGCGCCAGCATTCGCTCAAGAAGTCCCGCAAAGAGAACGACATGGCCCAGTCTCGCCAGGGGGACCTGGCTGATGATCCCTCTCTCCGCCCCGGCAGGGGCAACCTCAAGCTGCCGAAGGGCATTCTCAAGAAGAAGGCACCAACCTTGTCAGAAGGGGCAAGGGCAGACCCCgagcccagcctggcccctgcgagcccagggcaggctgccccCCTGCTCCCCAAGAAGGGCATCCTCAAGAAGTCTCGGCAGCGGGAATCTGGCTACTACTCCTCTCCGGAACCCAGTGAATCTGGGGAGCTCCTGGACGCCGGCGATGTGTTTGTGAGTGGGGACTCTGAGGAGCAGAAGCCCCCCCAGGCCTCAGGGCTGCCCCTGCATCGCAAAGGCATCCTCAAACACAATGGCAAGTTCTCCCGCACAGCCCTGGAGCTCCCAACCCCCTCCACCTTCGGCTCCTTGGATGAACTGGCCTCCCCTCACCCTCTGGCCCGGGCCAGCCGCCCCTCCGGGGCTATGAGTGAGGACAGCATCCTGTCCTCTGAGTCATTTGACCAGCTGGACTTGCCTGAACGGCTCCCCGAGCCCCTGCTGCGGGGCTGTGTGTCTGTGGACAACCTCATGGGGCTTGAGGAGCCCCCCGCAGAGGGCCCTGGAAGCAGAGGCCTGAGGCGCTGGTGGCAGGACCCCCTGGGGGATAGCTGCTTTTCCCTGACCGACTGCCAGGAG gttttctcctctttcccgTCCTCCAAACCCGGCCCAAGCCTCCTGGAGTCGCTGCTAGGGATCTAA
- the NUAK2 gene encoding NUAK family SNF1-like kinase 2 isoform X2 produces MEPLAFPRRPGPAPSAATAPATELARPLPDRLIKSPKPQMKKQAVKRHHHKHNLRHRYEFLETLGKGTYGKVKKARESSGRLVAIKSIRKDRIKDEQDLMHIRREIEIMSSLNHPHIIAIHEVFENSSKIVIVMEYASRGDLYDYISERQRLSEQDARHFFRQIVSAVHYCHQNGVVHRDLKLENILLDANGNIKIADFGLSNLYRQGEFLQTFCGSPLYASPEIVNGKPYTGPEVDSWSLGVLLYILVHGTMPFDGQDHKTLVKQISNGSYREPLKPSDACGLIRWLLMVNPTRRATLEDVASHWWVNWGYATRVGEQEALHEGGHPGSDSGRASMADWLRRSSRPLLENGAKVCSFFKQHAPGGGSIAPGLERQHSLKKSRKENDMAQSRQGDLADDPSLRPGRGNLKLPKGILKKKAPTLSEGARADPEPSLAPASPGQAAPLLPKKGILKKSRQRESGYYSSPEPSESGELLDAGDVFVSGDSEEQKPPQASGLPLHRKGILKHNGKFSRTALELPTPSTFGSLDELASPHPLARASRPSGAMSEDSILSSESFDQLDLPERLPEPLLRGCVSVDNLMGLEEPPAEGPGSRGLRRWWQDPLGDSCFSLTDCQEVTEAYRQALGVCSKLS; encoded by the exons ATGGAGCCGTTGGCTTTCCCCCGGCGGCCCGGTCCGGCTCCTTCGGCCGCCACCGCCCCGGCCACCGAGCTTGCCCGGCCCCTGCCCGACAGGCTCATCAAGTCGCCCAAGCCCCAGATGAAGAAGCAGGCAGTGAAGCGGCACCACCACAAGCACAACCTGCGCCACCGCTACGAGTTCCTCGAGACCCTGGGCAAGGGAACCTACGGGAAGGTGAAGAAGGCGCGGGAGAGCTCGGGGCGCTTG GTGGCCATCAAGTCAATCCGGAAAGACAGAATCAAAGATGAGCAAGACTTGATGCACATTCGGCGAGAGATTGAGATCATGTCATCACTCAACCACCCCCACATCATTGCCATCCACGAAG TGTTTGAGAACAGCAGCAAGATTGTGATCGTCATGGAGTATGCCAGCCGGGGCGACCTGTACGACTACATCAGTGAGCGGCAGCGGCTCAGCGAGCAGGACGCCCGCCATTTCTTCCGGCAGATCGTCTCGGCCGTGCACTATTGCCACCAG AATGGGGTTGTCCACCGTGATCTCAAGCTGGAGAATATCCTCTTAGACGCCAATGGAAATATTAAG ATTGCAGACTTTGGGCTCTCCAACCTCTACCGCCAGGGCGAGTTCCTGCAGACGTTCTGTGGGAGCCCCCTGTACGCCTCACCTGAGATCGTCAACGGGAAACCCTACACGGGCCCAGAG GTGGACAGCTGGTCCTTGGGTGTCCTTCTGTACATCCTGGTCCATGGCACCATGCCCTTTGATGGGCAGGACCATAAGACGCTGGTGAAACAGATCAGCAATGGGTCGTACAGGGAACCGCTTAAACCCTCTG ATGCCTGTGGCCTGATCCGGTGGTTGTTGATGGTGAACCCCACCCGCCGAGCCACCCTGGAGGATGTGGCCAGTCACTGGTGGGTCAACTGGGGCTATGCCACCCGCGTGGGGGAGCAGGAGGCTCTGCACGAGGGCGGGCACCCTGGCAGCGACTCTGGCCGGGCCTCCATGGCTGACTGGCTGCGGCGGTCCTCTCGCCCGCTCCTGGAGAATGGGGCCAAGGTCTGCAGCTTCTTCAAGCAGCACGCGCCTGGAGGCGGGAGCATCGCCCCAGGCCTGGAGCGCCAGCATTCGCTCAAGAAGTCCCGCAAAGAGAACGACATGGCCCAGTCTCGCCAGGGGGACCTGGCTGATGATCCCTCTCTCCGCCCCGGCAGGGGCAACCTCAAGCTGCCGAAGGGCATTCTCAAGAAGAAGGCACCAACCTTGTCAGAAGGGGCAAGGGCAGACCCCgagcccagcctggcccctgcgagcccagggcaggctgccccCCTGCTCCCCAAGAAGGGCATCCTCAAGAAGTCTCGGCAGCGGGAATCTGGCTACTACTCCTCTCCGGAACCCAGTGAATCTGGGGAGCTCCTGGACGCCGGCGATGTGTTTGTGAGTGGGGACTCTGAGGAGCAGAAGCCCCCCCAGGCCTCAGGGCTGCCCCTGCATCGCAAAGGCATCCTCAAACACAATGGCAAGTTCTCCCGCACAGCCCTGGAGCTCCCAACCCCCTCCACCTTCGGCTCCTTGGATGAACTGGCCTCCCCTCACCCTCTGGCCCGGGCCAGCCGCCCCTCCGGGGCTATGAGTGAGGACAGCATCCTGTCCTCTGAGTCATTTGACCAGCTGGACTTGCCTGAACGGCTCCCCGAGCCCCTGCTGCGGGGCTGTGTGTCTGTGGACAACCTCATGGGGCTTGAGGAGCCCCCCGCAGAGGGCCCTGGAAGCAGAGGCCTGAGGCGCTGGTGGCAGGACCCCCTGGGGGATAGCTGCTTTTCCCTGACCGACTGCCAGGAGGTGACAGAGGCCTACCGACAGGCACTGGGGGTCTGCTCAAAGCTcagctga